From a region of the Kaistia sp. 32K genome:
- a CDS encoding amino acid ABC transporter substrate-binding protein, with the protein MVFPAKVLSGRVAAMALAVTLGSAAAAEAGTLDTVKQRGNLICGVSQGLLGFSNAGEDGKWSGFDVDFCRAVATAIFKDPEKVTYVPLSAAERFDALKDGKVDLLSRNSTWTMSRETDLPLAFAGVTYYDGQGFMVKRDSGKVSALELDGSTVCVQSGTTSEQNFVDYFNANTMKFTTIAAGSPEQSLDNYKSGKCTVITTDVSQLYSERASLPDAADNIILPDVISKEPLGPVVRQDDPKWRALVSWVHNAMLNAEELGVSSERVDEAKASKKPDVMRLVGTDGAFGEKLGLSNDWAIEIVKTVGNYGEVYERNLGVGSKLGIPRGLNQLWSLGGIQYAPPIR; encoded by the coding sequence ATGGTGTTTCCTGCGAAGGTTCTTTCTGGCCGCGTGGCGGCGATGGCTCTCGCCGTCACCCTCGGCTCGGCCGCCGCCGCTGAGGCCGGCACGCTCGACACGGTGAAGCAGCGCGGCAATCTGATCTGCGGCGTCAGCCAGGGCCTGCTCGGCTTCTCCAACGCGGGAGAGGACGGCAAGTGGAGCGGCTTTGACGTTGATTTCTGCCGCGCCGTCGCCACCGCGATCTTCAAGGATCCGGAAAAGGTCACCTATGTGCCGCTCTCCGCCGCAGAGCGCTTCGACGCGCTGAAGGACGGCAAGGTCGACCTCCTGTCGCGCAACTCGACCTGGACCATGTCGCGCGAGACGGACCTGCCGCTCGCCTTCGCCGGCGTCACCTATTATGATGGCCAGGGCTTCATGGTGAAGCGCGACAGCGGCAAGGTCTCGGCGCTGGAGCTGGACGGCTCGACCGTCTGCGTCCAGAGCGGCACCACCAGCGAGCAGAATTTCGTCGACTACTTCAACGCCAACACGATGAAATTCACGACGATCGCCGCCGGCAGCCCCGAGCAATCGCTCGACAACTACAAGTCCGGCAAGTGCACCGTGATCACCACGGACGTGTCGCAGCTCTACTCCGAGCGCGCGAGCCTTCCGGACGCCGCCGACAACATCATCCTGCCGGATGTCATCTCCAAGGAGCCGCTCGGCCCGGTCGTCCGCCAGGACGATCCGAAATGGCGCGCCCTCGTCAGCTGGGTCCACAACGCCATGCTGAACGCCGAGGAGCTGGGCGTCTCGTCCGAGCGCGTCGACGAGGCCAAGGCCTCGAAGAAGCCGGACGTCATGCGCCTCGTCGGCACCGACGGCGCCTTCGGCGAAAAGCTCGGCCTCTCGAACGACTGGGCCATCGAGATCGTCAAGACGGTCGGCAATTACGGCGAGGTCTACGAGCGCAATCTCGGCGTCGGCTCCAAGCTCGGCATCCCGCGCGGCCTGAACCAGCTCTGGTCGCTCGGCGGCATCCAATACGCCCCGCCGATCCGGTAG
- a CDS encoding GIY-YIG nuclease family protein, whose product MTAAVYMLRCADGSYYVGSTSAEDRERRLLEHQSGAYRGYTYSRRPVELVWSEEFDRLTDAYAAEHQIKGWSRAKKEALIRGDWAAIRELAKRR is encoded by the coding sequence ATGACGGCGGCCGTCTATATGCTCCGATGTGCGGACGGCAGCTACTATGTCGGCTCGACTTCGGCTGAAGACCGAGAGCGGCGGCTGCTGGAGCATCAATCGGGAGCCTATCGCGGCTACACCTATTCGAGGCGGCCGGTGGAGCTCGTCTGGTCCGAAGAGTTTGATCGCCTCACCGACGCCTATGCGGCGGAGCATCAGATCAAGGGCTGGTCGCGCGCCAAAAAGGAAGCCCTGATCCGTGGCGATTGGGCGGCGATACGCGAACTTGCCAAGCGAAGGTGA